The genomic region TCAGCTACCTGCACCGCTCCATCTACCAGAAGCGCTGCGACTTCGAGCCGTGCCTGTGTCAGATGGTCTTCATTGGCGTGCGCGACAGCGAGACGTTTCTGGCGGCCGTGGACGACGTCGGCACGCGCTGGGAGGACGACTGCGTCGCGACCGGCTACGGCGCGTACAtcgcactgccgctgctgcgccaggcgctggagaagaatCCGGGCGGCCTGTCGCGGGCCCAGGCGGTGCAGATCCTCACCGactgcctgcgtgtgctctTCTACCGCGAGTGCCGCACCATCAACAAGTTTCAGatggccgacgccgccggcgacggtgtgcgCATCAGCGAGCCCTTCGACGTGGA from Leishmania major strain Friedlin complete genome, chromosome 34 harbors:
- a CDS encoding 20s proteasome beta 7 subunit, (putative), encoding MASGASVIAIKYNGGVLMAADTLLSYGSLAKWPNIPRIKLLGSHSAVCATGSYADFQMMAKQVEDNIERQRMYYNVDELNPSEVFSYLHRSIYQKRCDFEPCLCQMVFIGVRDSETFLAAVDDVGTRWEDDCVATGYGAYIALPLLRQALEKNPGGLSRAQAVQILTDCLRVLFYRECRTINKFQMADAAGDGVRISEPFDVETNWEYEGFCFEKTAIIR